A single region of the Streptomyces sp. AM 4-1-1 genome encodes:
- a CDS encoding GNAT family N-acetyltransferase has product MTENGQRLVIRRLETADLAAVREIYNHAVRRSTSTLDTEEKTTAQMRQWLDHHDERYPAVAAESDGVVVGYGSLSQFASRGGYRASAEISVYVGPGFQGRGVGTRLCHWLTRHAEETGFTGVLAVITAGNTRSTRLFRDAGYTYSGVLNDIGYKHGSLVDLELYQRGFPANRARYAGPETPVTGGPTGTESVAGSGPVVGSGPVAGSGSMTGPVAGSGSVTGPVAGSGSMTGPVAGSGPVAGTRSVIATGPGPVAGNAGTGSVAGPVTGTGPGPGARSYAGTGAGAVSPYTRAVHAQAHAVTELLDGDRPPALDASRPIVLAAAGLSLHSCRTAAAWARLLSGGRVRPAVLPSHALTADEPLHPDDQVVLVGPEASRGPLARLATAAYVVDGGPGGRSMPRAVARVGELAVLARLIARTLGEDAAGPLMSGLRGVPDALSRAADLPLSPAAEEALACGRRAPLLIASGALDAPAAAEAAAAVKSAAQRWAEAVCLDAIDDTGLDMGLDAVGDAAGGGEGGPATACLVRPPGHDGARADRLAGRLRALGVRVVISSDDEESDMPFPEVPSLVRSFVITTPFQRPPSTGTVTR; this is encoded by the coding sequence ATGACTGAGAACGGACAACGCCTGGTGATCCGCCGACTGGAGACCGCGGATCTCGCCGCGGTACGGGAGATCTACAACCACGCCGTGCGCCGGTCCACCTCCACCCTCGACACCGAGGAGAAGACAACCGCCCAGATGCGGCAGTGGCTGGACCATCACGACGAGCGGTATCCGGCGGTGGCGGCCGAGTCCGACGGCGTCGTCGTCGGCTACGGATCGCTCAGCCAGTTCGCCTCGCGCGGCGGCTACCGGGCCAGCGCGGAGATCTCCGTGTACGTCGGTCCCGGGTTCCAGGGGCGCGGTGTGGGTACCCGGCTGTGCCACTGGCTGACCCGGCACGCGGAGGAGACCGGGTTCACCGGCGTCCTGGCGGTCATCACCGCCGGCAACACGAGGTCGACACGTCTGTTCCGCGACGCCGGATACACCTACAGCGGCGTGCTGAACGACATCGGGTACAAGCACGGGAGTCTGGTCGACCTTGAGCTGTACCAGCGCGGATTCCCCGCCAACCGGGCCCGTTACGCGGGCCCGGAAACGCCGGTCACCGGTGGGCCGACGGGCACGGAGTCGGTGGCGGGGTCGGGGCCGGTGGTGGGGTCGGGGCCGGTGGCCGGCTCGGGCTCGATGACTGGGCCGGTGGCGGGATCGGGATCGGTAACGGGGCCGGTGGCAGGCTCGGGGTCGATGACGGGGCCGGTGGCGGGCTCGGGGCCGGTGGCAGGCACGCGGTCGGTGATTGCGACGGGGCCGGGGCCGGTGGCGGGCAACGCGGGCACGGGGTCGGTGGCAGGGCCGGTGACGGGCACGGGGCCGGGGCCGGGCGCACGCTCGTACGCGGGTACGGGCGCGGGCGCCGTCTCCCCGTACACCCGTGCCGTGCACGCGCAGGCCCACGCGGTCACCGAACTGCTCGACGGCGACCGGCCGCCCGCCCTGGACGCGTCCCGTCCGATCGTCCTGGCCGCCGCCGGGCTCTCCCTGCACTCCTGCCGCACAGCGGCGGCCTGGGCCCGTCTCCTCAGCGGGGGTCGGGTCAGGCCCGCCGTACTGCCCTCGCACGCGCTGACCGCGGACGAGCCGCTGCACCCGGACGACCAGGTGGTCCTGGTCGGCCCGGAGGCGTCGCGGGGGCCGCTCGCCCGCCTCGCGACGGCCGCGTACGTCGTCGACGGCGGCCCCGGCGGGCGGTCCATGCCACGGGCCGTCGCACGCGTCGGCGAACTGGCCGTACTCGCGCGGCTGATCGCCCGCACCCTGGGCGAGGACGCGGCGGGGCCGCTGATGAGCGGCCTGCGCGGCGTCCCGGACGCGCTGAGCCGCGCGGCGGACCTTCCGCTCTCGCCTGCCGCCGAGGAGGCACTGGCGTGCGGCCGGCGCGCGCCGCTGCTCATCGCGAGCGGCGCGCTCGACGCCCCCGCCGCGGCCGAGGCAGCCGCGGCCGTCAAGAGCGCCGCACAGCGCTGGGCGGAGGCCGTCTGCCTCGACGCGATCGACGACACGGGCCTCGACATGGGCCTCGACGCGGTGGGCGACGCGGCGGGCGGTGGCGAGGGCGGCCCCGCCACGGCCTGCCTCGTCCGACCGCCGGGACACGACGGGGCACGGGCCGACCGGCTGGCCGGCCGTCTACGCGCTCTCGGTGTACGCGTGGTCATCAGCAGCGACGATGAGGAGTCAGACATGCCCTTTCCGGAAGTCCCCTCCCTGGTACGGTCGTTCGTCATCACGACGCCCTTCCAGCGACCGCCGTCCACCGGAACGGTGACCCGATGA
- a CDS encoding MFS transporter produces the protein MRWFGAACFVNAVGTGAYYPFALLFFQARLGFSLSRIGAGLTIAALIALPALPLVGRLIDRFGPKWVLLAAALMRAAAFGLYLFAGDFWEFVALSVVVALSLRTEQTASPVLASALAGERQQGRWLALSRSMFNAGFGCGAMLAGLAASGRAADLAVVGAANAVCIALATVLYLPLAGGRSMSAPARDDRGALAEKPWRHGRFRAVVAAGAGLWMIAVAVESAMPVYVMRRLDTGPWVIGVLFAMNTALLALCQVPVAHRLERHRPRALVAVGAVLHIGLLGALGIAGGFGPGTQVGLLLFGMALYTLGELISSQSLLVLLTSIAPEHRRGSFLAFNQMFVGLANAVTPLMVTLFLDHSATGLWWVLVACAVAVTLIGRRSPKTAEPSRPAVPRSRHDPKERTTR, from the coding sequence GCACCGGCGCCTATTACCCCTTCGCTCTCCTCTTCTTCCAGGCCCGGCTCGGCTTCTCGCTCTCCCGCATCGGCGCGGGTCTGACGATCGCCGCGCTGATCGCGCTGCCGGCACTGCCGCTGGTCGGCCGGCTCATCGACCGGTTCGGCCCCAAGTGGGTTCTGCTCGCTGCCGCGTTGATGAGAGCCGCCGCCTTCGGCCTCTATCTCTTCGCGGGCGACTTCTGGGAGTTCGTCGCACTGAGTGTGGTCGTCGCGCTCAGCCTGCGTACGGAGCAGACCGCGTCCCCCGTGCTGGCGAGCGCCCTGGCCGGTGAGCGGCAGCAGGGGCGCTGGCTCGCCCTGTCCCGTTCGATGTTCAACGCGGGCTTCGGCTGCGGCGCGATGCTGGCCGGTCTCGCCGCGTCCGGGCGGGCGGCGGACCTCGCCGTGGTCGGCGCGGCCAACGCGGTCTGCATCGCCCTGGCCACCGTGCTCTATCTGCCGCTCGCCGGTGGCCGGAGCATGTCCGCGCCCGCCCGGGACGACCGCGGGGCGCTCGCCGAAAAGCCCTGGCGGCACGGGAGGTTCCGCGCCGTCGTCGCCGCCGGCGCCGGTCTGTGGATGATCGCCGTCGCGGTGGAGTCCGCCATGCCGGTGTACGTGATGAGGCGGCTGGACACCGGGCCATGGGTGATCGGCGTGCTGTTCGCCATGAACACCGCGCTGCTCGCGCTGTGCCAGGTGCCCGTCGCCCACCGCCTGGAGCGCCACCGGCCCCGCGCGCTCGTGGCGGTCGGAGCCGTACTGCACATCGGGCTGCTCGGGGCGCTGGGCATCGCCGGCGGCTTCGGCCCGGGAACACAGGTGGGCCTGCTGCTGTTCGGCATGGCCCTGTACACGCTCGGCGAACTCATCTCCTCCCAGTCGCTGCTCGTCCTTCTGACCTCCATCGCGCCCGAGCACAGGCGCGGTTCCTTCCTGGCCTTCAACCAGATGTTCGTCGGCCTAGCCAACGCCGTAACCCCGCTGATGGTGACGCTCTTCCTCGACCACTCGGCGACCGGCCTGTGGTGGGTGCTCGTGGCCTGCGCGGTCGCGGTCACCCTGATCGGCCGTCGCTCCCCGAAGACGGCGGAGCCGTCCCGGCCCGCCGTTCCGCGATCCCGGCACGACCCCAAGGAAAGGACCACAAGGTGA